The Montipora capricornis isolate CH-2021 chromosome 6, ASM3666992v2, whole genome shotgun sequence genome has a window encoding:
- the LOC138053827 gene encoding uncharacterized protein: MEADADYSVSVPMQFEQLTREMEVKVYTGLPSPKAFEFLFDYLSPKARFMQYWRGGKQTRKESSQPPSPFELATGYLKGRPGPERKLRLEQEFLLTLMKLRLALLTFDLGFRFHVSASTVSSVFITWVKLMSKELSVLIVWPSRQQIKKTLPYCFKKLYPKVRCVIDCFECFTETPSGLDLAATLWSEYKHHYTFKVLVAITPNGATSYVSPCYGGRASDIFIVRNSGFLKMIEPYDEVMADRGFKIREDLMMHMATLCIPPSCASSMQIKCNHVMSERHQTLRMSQFMLNCLLPCFPWLMILFVSAVHCAICFHHSVFDIFIYKYAKVTTYSV; the protein is encoded by the coding sequence ATGGAAGCAGATGCAGATTACTCCGTTTCAGTTCCAATGCAATTCGAACAGTTGACAAGAGAAATGGAAGTAAAAGTCTACACAGGTCTGCCATCACCGAAAGCATTCGAGTTCTTGTTCGATTATTTGAGCCCAAAGGCTCGGTTTATGCAATATTGGAGGGgtggaaaacaaacaagaaaagaatcgTCTCAACCTCCCTCTCCTTTTGAGTTAGCAACTGGCTATCTCAAAGGAAGACCTGGGCCAGAGAGGAAGCTTCGACTTGAACAGGAGTTTTTACTGACTCTTATGAAACTAAGACTAGCTCTTCTAACTTTTGATTTGGGGTTCAGGTTCCATGTGTCAGCTTCCACTGTCAGTAGTGTTTTTATAACTTGGGTTAAGCTCATGTCCAAGGAACTCTCCGTTTTAATTGTGTGGCCTAGTCGACAACAGATCAAGAAAACCCTCCCATACTGTTTTAAAAAGCTTTATCCCAAAGTAAGATGTGTAATTGACTGTTTTGAGTGCTTCACAGAAACTCCAAGTGGACTTGACCTGGCAGCAACACTATGGAGTGAGTACAAGCACCACTACACTTTCAAAGTCCTTGTTGCCATCACCCCAAATGGAGCAACTTCATATGTTTCACCATGTTATGGAGGCAGGGCATCTGATATTTTTATTGTAAGGAATAGTGGgtttttaaaaatgattgaaCCTTACGATGAAGTCATGGCAGACAGAGGTTTTAAAATCCGAGAGGACTTGATGATGCACATGGCAACATTATGCATTCCACCTAGTTGTGCATCATCTATGCAAATTAAATGCAACCACGTAATGTCAGAGAGACATCAAACATTGCGAATGTCACAATTTATGTTGAACTGCCTATTACCCTGCTTCCCCTGGCTGATGATATTGTTCGTGTCTGCTGTGCATTGTGCAATTTGCTTCCACCACTctgtgtttgatatttttatttacaaGTATGCCAAGGTGACCACATATTCAGTTTAG